CAGTTCATACCATTCATACTCATCACTAATAAACTTTATCTTTATATCAATACTGACCTTATCGGATTTATTTTCAATAAAATCAATAAATTTCATTGTAATATTTTCCATATCACCAGGATAAACTAAAGAGCAAACTTCCTGCAGGGTTTTAGTCTGGCTCTTCATATCGGGCAAAATATTGTCTTTGTTCTGATAATCATAACCAATGGTTATCAATTCGTTTTTCACATCCCATGTCCATGAAACAATATCTCCAGCTCCCATTACTAATGCAAGATGCTGATTGCTGGTCTGTAGTTGGCGTTGAATCTTTTTCAGTTCAGTGACATCCCACCCGGTAAACAACATGTAAGAAAGATTATCATTCTTTTTTATAAGTGATTTTATAATATTAGTGGTGTGAATCTTATTATCAGAATATAATACATTATCTTCATAACTGATGGTATTACCTTCTTTCGGCATTCTTTGATCAATTTCCTGCTGTCTATTAAAATACTCTTCTGAGAAAACATCTTTCATATTTTTCCCAATAACGTCTTTAGATTTTAGTCTTGTCAGGTCCTCTATTCTCCTGTTCCAATAAATAAAACTATTGCTATTCCCAACCTCTCTAACAGATACAGCTACAGGCAGATTATCAAGTACATTTGTAAAAAACAGTTTCATCTCCTCCTGTTTTTCATTCCCTTTATATAAGTACCATATTTTTGATATCAATAGAGAGAAACAAATCAAAAGAAGACCTAATACACATATAATCCATATTTTATTTTGTTCAAAATAACTAAGAGGCTTATTATAGTATACAGCATAAGAAGGATATAGTTCTTTGTTTACTCCGGTTTGTAATAAATGAGCATAATTTAAATAAGCTTTAGGCATAGCAGCCATTTGGAAAGGAATATCACTGGCATTCTCACCTTCAAGGATGCGTTTCAGAACCTCACTCGATTTTTTGCCATAATCACTACTGGATGAAAAATAACCTCCAACTAAATTTTCTATATCGTTCCCAAAGTCCACTAAACCAAACACTGGCGATTTAGTGAAACTACTGATCATTTTTTCAGTTCTGTTATTTGAAGAAAATCCATCATTAGAACTGCCATCTTCATACCACCCATGATAGAGTATTCCTGTATGTTTATCCATTTGGGACAATGAGTTTAACATCGTATGGGTTTCTATATCCTTCTTACATAATGATATCTCTCCTAATTCCGGGAAATATTTCTTCCGTATGTATTTAAAAAGAAATCTGTTATAAGAACTGGTATATCGATTATCTGTGATGAATGCCACTTTGGTCATTTGAGGCAATAGTTTCTTCATCAATTGTATAGTCTCCTTTATACAAACTGGATGAAAAACCCCTGTTACATTAAAACCTTTAGTGGCCTCTTTATATGGGATCAGCATTTTTGAGTTAATTTCTTTGCCCGAAATCATATTTTCAAGAGACACAGTATATCTCTTCGCCGAGGTGAGCACAATTGGAATGTTCTTCCATTCCTGAGGTGCCGTACTTCGATATATAATCCATCCGGCTTCTCCAATAATAACAACAGCTTTCGGTTTTAATTTATAATCGCGGTATAAGCTATCAGTTCTTTGATTTACATCTTTCATTGAAGTAAATCTGCAATTATCCAGATATTCAATACTTACAGATATGTTTTCCTTATTATCAATGGAATTAATTAATGCTTTCTGAATATTTTCTGCCCACAGATTTCCTTCATTATAAGAATTGATTATCAATACGTAATCATTTATGGGAGCGGCTTCTGTCTTTACAATAATTAATAAAAAAACAAGTATAAGTTTGATATATCTGTACCGTTTCATCGTGTTCTGTTTTATATAGAATTTATTTACAAAAAAGAATTAATTAACTTTTTTAGCAAACAAAAGGACTGCATATTAAAATATATAGATTACAAATCTAAAAAAAACTATGAAATTATAGCTTATTCATTGATAATATTTTCTCTGTGTAATGCGAAATAAAGGGCATAAAACGGGATGTTTGAAACCTTATACCAGGAAAGAGCAACCTATTATCGGACAGAAACTTTATTAATCGCATGATCCTTTTCCTGAATTATTTCTTTCAGGTTTGTGATATTTAACAAAAAACAGCGACTGATAAACATTATATAATTACATTAAGTATTTTAAAATATATCAAGAAATGAAAAAAATCTATGTATCTCTTATTATCGCCATAATGGCAACAATAAATGCCTTTGGACAAGACAATCCATTATGGCTGCGATATACGGCTATATCGCCCGACGGCAAGACTATTCTTTTCACTTACAAAGGAGATATTTATTCGGTTCCTGCAACCGGTGGAAATGCTAGTCCGTTGACAATAAGTGAGTCTTACGAGTACTGCCCTGTATGGAGCAAAGATGGAAAGAGTATTGCGTTTGCTTCAGATCGCTACGGTAATTTTGATGTCTTTGTAATGCCTGCTTCCGGTGGTGAAGCTAAGCGTCTTACTTTTTATTCGGGTAATGAAACTCCAACCAGCTTTACTGCTGACAATAAGCATGTATTATTCTCTGCCTACAGACAGGATTTGGTAACGAACGCACAATTTCCTGTTTCGGTTATAAGCGAACTTTACAGTGTACCAGTGGAAGGTGGAAGAGTTTCTCAGGTATTTACTACTCCTGCACTTAACGCTACTGTGAACAGCACGGGTGACAAACTGATCTACGACGATGTAAAGGGTTATGAGAATTTGTGGAGAAAGCATCACACCTCTTCTATTGCTCACGATATCTGGACGTATGATTTTGGAACAAAGAAATATATCAAACTGACTAGTTTCAATGGTGAAGACCGCAATCCGGTTTTCGATTCAAATAATAATGATTTCTATTATCTGAGCGAACAGAGCGGTTCTTTCAATGTATGCAAAAGCTCTTTGAACAATCCGGCAAGTAGTCAGGTGTTGACTCATTTCACTAAGAATCCGGTACGTTTCCTTACTTCATCGGCCAATAACACTCTTTGCTTTAGCTATAATGGTGAGGTGTATACTTTACAACCGGGTAGTGAACCAAAGAAGGTAAATATCAATATTGCCAATGACGGACGCTCCTCACTGGACAAGATTATCCCTGTGAACGGTAGCTTTACTGAAGCCAAACTATCTCCTAACGGAAAAGAGTTTGCTTATATCTATCACGGTGAGATTTTCGTTACCAGTGTAGAAGGTGGCATCACCAAACGTATTACCAACACTCCCTGGCAGGAAAGAAGTGTAAGCTTCAGCCCTGATGGAAAGTCATTGGTATATGCTGCAGAGAAAGATAATAACTGGAACATTTACACAACAAAGATCGTAAGAAAGGAAGAACCTTATTTCTATGCTTCAACAGTTTTGAAGGAAGAACCTGTAGTTGCTACTCAGGCAGAAGAGTTCCAACCAGCTTTCTCTCCTAACGGCAAAGAAGTTGCTTATCTGGAGAACCGTGTTACGCTCAAGGTTATCAACCTGAAGTCAAAAGTGACACGTACCATTATGACTGCCGACAAGAACTACTCGTATGCCGATGGTGATCAATATTACACCTGGTCACCAGACAGCAAATGGTTCCTTGTTGAGTTTGGTGCTCCAGAAAGTGTGATGAGCAAGGAAGTAGGTCTTGTATCGGCTGATGGAAAAGGCGAGATTCGTAATCTTTCTCTAAGCGGATATGATGACTTCACTCCTAAATGGATATTGGATGGTCAAGCAATGATCTGGGGATCTACAAGAAACGGAGCCAGACAACAAGG
This genomic interval from uncultured Bacteroides sp. contains the following:
- a CDS encoding ABC transporter substrate binding protein, coding for MKRYRYIKLILVFLLIIVKTEAAPINDYVLIINSYNEGNLWAENIQKALINSIDNKENISVSIEYLDNCRFTSMKDVNQRTDSLYRDYKLKPKAVVIIGEAGWIIYRSTAPQEWKNIPIVLTSAKRYTVSLENMISGKEINSKMLIPYKEATKGFNVTGVFHPVCIKETIQLMKKLLPQMTKVAFITDNRYTSSYNRFLFKYIRKKYFPELGEISLCKKDIETHTMLNSLSQMDKHTGILYHGWYEDGSSNDGFSSNNRTEKMISSFTKSPVFGLVDFGNDIENLVGGYFSSSSDYGKKSSEVLKRILEGENASDIPFQMAAMPKAYLNYAHLLQTGVNKELYPSYAVYYNKPLSYFEQNKIWIICVLGLLLICFSLLISKIWYLYKGNEKQEEMKLFFTNVLDNLPVAVSVREVGNSNSFIYWNRRIEDLTRLKSKDVIGKNMKDVFSEEYFNRQQEIDQRMPKEGNTISYEDNVLYSDNKIHTTNIIKSLIKKNDNLSYMLFTGWDVTELKKIQRQLQTSNQHLALVMGAGDIVSWTWDVKNELITIGYDYQNKDNILPDMKSQTKTLQEVCSLVYPGDMENITMKFIDFIENKSDKVSIDIKIKFISDEYEWYELQGVVNERDENGDPLIVIGAAINISKRKEEELLLLKAKEKAEESNRLKSAFLANMSHEIRTPLNAIVGFSRILAETNKTEENDQFASIIESNNEMLLQLINDILDLSKIEAGTLEFIYSDVDLNVLLYEIGQSLGMKVDQNVVKIAFEDKLPECVVYTERNRLTQVVSNFISNSIKFTKQGTIKFGYTLSDNMLRFYVKDTGCGIPKDKQDSVFDRFIKLNSFAQGTGLGLSICASIVHKLGGEIGVESEEGEGSTFWFTIPYQPVSVTPESSLKESAGKLASKNMSGKATLLVAEDDASNYKLAEAILGNDYQLIHAWNGEEAIQLFNNHQPDLVLTDIKMPVIDGYELTAKIRVLSTTIPIVAVTAYASDEDQFKISQCGFTDFVAKPIHGALLKEKIKSLLNG